From the genome of Methylomonas sp. UP202, one region includes:
- a CDS encoding heavy metal translocating P-type ATPase — translation MVTDNNPYRHFEVRHQLRNRIRIVTPVLVGDPERSYIFEILLKKRPEIKRVRSVIAIGSVAIEFDSSRLPAKNLLILLDAVLGNIASKRRLGVADKKKLPEGPLADIDLAVEGMSCASCALLIEMVLNRDERIKKASVNFATETVNVQGCLTKADVIATIEKLGYSALQVDTLSQRKKLIEKELQRIDVARRRFVWAGLLTAPVVAVAMTMRTGVWLHWLQFALTTQVVFGTGSQFFVKAYRLAKQRAANMDSLIALGVGSAYGYSLPALFGRRSHVYFEAAAAIVTFVLLGRYLEERARGKAGEAIRKLVDLQPQTATLLTESGEERRVDVDEIQVGDVLLVRPGEKIPTDGVVIHGISTVDESMITGESMPVVKVTGNTVIGGCVNGNGVLQVRTSAIGMNTVLAGIVHMVDQAQAAKLPIQKQVDKISAVFVPAVIGLSALTLSGWLIAGAPFGMAFGNAITVLLIACPCALGLATPAAIMVGTGQAAKQGVYIRNGESLEIASKLNAIVFDKTGTITEGKPKVVKIHKVSRIAENKLLMLAASAENNSEHFLGKAIVKHAEELGVALHDCAYFYSETGHGIRAEVDGYKLLIGNQAWLQSHQVEVHGLAQPADTAAALGQTPVFMAVDGKEAAVFAIADTPRLEAAAAIERLHRMGIKTMMVTGDTEKTAYAIAFRVGIADVVAQAKPDDKLRIIRQLQADGLNVGMIGDGINDAPALAAADVGFAVGGGTDVAIESADLTLVQGDIGKVTDTIELSAFTISVIKQNLFWAFGYNTIAIPVAAMGKLNPMIAAAAMALSSVSVIVNSLRLSK, via the coding sequence ATGGTTACCGATAACAACCCCTATCGGCATTTTGAGGTCCGGCACCAATTACGCAACCGGATCAGAATCGTTACGCCGGTGTTGGTCGGCGATCCCGAGCGTAGTTACATTTTCGAAATCCTTCTTAAAAAAAGACCGGAAATTAAGCGAGTACGCTCGGTAATTGCGATCGGTTCGGTTGCAATCGAATTCGACTCGAGTCGGCTTCCGGCTAAAAATCTGTTGATTTTGTTGGATGCGGTTCTCGGCAATATCGCCAGTAAGCGGCGGCTCGGCGTAGCCGATAAGAAAAAATTGCCCGAGGGACCATTGGCCGACATCGATTTGGCGGTGGAAGGCATGAGTTGCGCGTCTTGCGCGCTGTTGATCGAAATGGTCCTGAATCGCGACGAGCGGATCAAAAAGGCCAGCGTCAATTTCGCCACCGAAACCGTCAACGTCCAAGGTTGCTTGACCAAGGCCGATGTCATCGCAACCATCGAAAAACTTGGCTACAGCGCCTTGCAGGTCGATACCCTCTCGCAGCGGAAAAAATTGATCGAAAAGGAGTTACAGAGAATTGACGTGGCCCGGCGTCGATTTGTATGGGCAGGGCTGCTGACCGCGCCGGTAGTGGCGGTAGCGATGACGATGCGCACCGGTGTTTGGCTGCACTGGTTGCAATTTGCCCTGACCACGCAAGTGGTGTTCGGTACCGGCAGCCAGTTTTTCGTCAAGGCCTATCGGCTAGCCAAGCAGCGCGCCGCCAATATGGATAGTTTGATCGCACTCGGCGTCGGCTCGGCCTATGGCTACAGTTTGCCGGCCTTGTTTGGCCGACGTAGTCACGTCTATTTCGAGGCGGCGGCGGCTATCGTCACCTTCGTGTTGCTCGGGCGCTATCTGGAAGAACGCGCGCGCGGCAAAGCCGGCGAAGCGATCCGCAAACTGGTGGATCTGCAACCCCAAACCGCAACCTTATTGACCGAAAGCGGCGAAGAGCGGCGGGTGGATGTCGACGAGATTCAAGTTGGCGATGTGTTGTTGGTGCGTCCCGGCGAAAAAATCCCGACCGACGGCGTCGTCATCCACGGCATTTCCACGGTCGATGAATCGATGATCACCGGCGAGAGCATGCCGGTCGTCAAAGTGACCGGCAATACGGTGATCGGCGGCTGCGTTAACGGAAACGGCGTATTACAGGTACGTACCAGTGCTATCGGTATGAATACCGTGCTGGCCGGTATCGTGCACATGGTCGATCAGGCGCAAGCCGCCAAGCTGCCTATCCAAAAGCAAGTGGACAAGATCTCGGCGGTCTTCGTACCGGCCGTCATTGGCTTGTCCGCGCTGACGCTGTCGGGCTGGTTGATTGCCGGAGCGCCGTTTGGGATGGCGTTTGGCAATGCGATTACCGTGCTGTTGATCGCCTGCCCCTGCGCATTGGGATTGGCGACGCCCGCAGCCATCATGGTTGGCACCGGACAGGCCGCCAAGCAGGGGGTCTATATCCGTAACGGCGAGAGTCTGGAAATCGCCAGCAAGCTCAACGCCATCGTATTCGATAAGACCGGGACGATTACCGAAGGCAAGCCCAAGGTCGTCAAAATCCACAAGGTCTCGCGCATCGCCGAAAACAAGCTGCTGATGCTGGCGGCTTCCGCCGAAAACAATTCCGAACATTTCCTGGGTAAGGCCATCGTCAAACATGCCGAAGAATTGGGAGTGGCCTTGCACGACTGCGCTTATTTTTACAGTGAGACCGGGCACGGCATCCGCGCCGAAGTAGACGGCTACAAGTTGCTGATCGGTAACCAGGCCTGGTTGCAAAGTCATCAGGTTGAGGTTCACGGATTGGCGCAGCCGGCCGATACCGCCGCCGCGCTGGGACAAACGCCGGTTTTCATGGCGGTTGACGGCAAGGAAGCCGCGGTATTCGCGATCGCCGATACGCCGCGACTCGAAGCTGCCGCCGCGATCGAGCGTTTGCATCGGATGGGTATCAAAACCATGATGGTCACCGGCGACACCGAAAAAACCGCCTACGCCATCGCGTTTCGGGTGGGAATAGCCGACGTGGTGGCACAGGCCAAGCCGGACGACAAACTCCGGATCATTCGGCAATTGCAGGCGGATGGTCTGAATGTCGGCATGATAGGTGACGGCATCAACGACGCGCCGGCATTGGCTGCCGCCGATGTCGGTTTCGCGGTCGGTGGCGGTACCGACGTGGCGATAGAATCCGCCGATCTGACGTTGGTGCAAGGCGATATCGGCAAAGTTACCGACACGATAGAACTCAGCGCCTTCACGATCAGCGTGATCAAACAAAACCTGTTTTGGGCATTCGGCTACAACACCATCGCCATCCCGGTGGCGGCAATGGGCAAACTCAACCCGATGATCGCCGCGGCAGCCATGGCGTTGAGTTCGGTGTCGGTCATCGTCAATTCACTCAGACTCAGCAAATAA
- a CDS encoding heavy metal translocating P-type ATPase metal-binding domain-containing protein — MATTEDDKNCDLCGLTVEVSGFELKTVEGDKQFCCEGCKGIFQMLHEELILPDDHDTKSQPTRS, encoded by the coding sequence ATGGCGACGACCGAAGACGATAAAAACTGCGATTTGTGCGGGCTGACTGTCGAAGTCAGCGGTTTTGAACTTAAAACCGTCGAGGGCGACAAACAGTTCTGTTGCGAGGGTTGTAAGGGCATCTTTCAGATGCTTCATGAAGAACTGATACTACCCGACGACCACGATACAAAATCCCAACCTACTCGGAGCTAA